From Aliarcobacter butzleri, the proteins below share one genomic window:
- the mnmA gene encoding tRNA 2-thiouridine(34) synthase MnmA, translating to MSKKKVMVGMSGGIDSSVTAYMLQNEGYEVEGIYLKLHNRTDGYHEKNLGYIEDVAKFLNIKYYILDLADKFSKEVYDYFVDSYLTGTTPNPCVKCNRQIKFGAMLDFAKQHGASYLATGHYAKTDGKFFYEADDKTKDQSYFLSQVDKDALKYMMFPLSTYKKEDIVKFGAKLDVAYKKITEKSESQEICFVETVYTDVVKKHANIDQEGDVLDENGKVVGKHKGFAHYTIGKRRGFTVKGAQEPHFVTKLNPKDNTIVVGKKEALEVNEVVGNNLNMFIDDTKFSCNVKLRYRSVSTPCEVQIKDEKAYITLKEPVYGVAKGQLAVFYHEEKVIGSAWIESTK from the coding sequence ATGAGCAAAAAAAAAGTAATGGTTGGAATGAGTGGGGGAATTGATTCTTCAGTTACTGCTTATATGTTACAAAATGAAGGATATGAAGTTGAAGGAATTTATCTAAAACTTCATAATCGAACTGACGGTTACCATGAAAAAAATTTAGGTTATATTGAAGATGTAGCTAAATTTTTAAATATCAAATACTATATATTAGACTTAGCTGATAAGTTTTCAAAAGAAGTTTATGACTATTTTGTTGATTCTTATCTAACTGGAACAACTCCAAATCCATGTGTAAAATGCAATCGTCAAATAAAATTTGGAGCTATGCTTGATTTTGCAAAACAACATGGAGCTTCATATTTAGCAACTGGACATTACGCAAAAACTGATGGTAAGTTTTTTTATGAAGCTGATGATAAAACAAAAGACCAAAGCTATTTTTTATCACAAGTAGATAAAGATGCCCTAAAATATATGATGTTTCCTTTAAGTACTTATAAAAAAGAAGATATTGTAAAATTTGGTGCAAAGCTTGATGTTGCTTACAAAAAAATTACTGAAAAAAGTGAATCTCAAGAAATCTGTTTTGTTGAGACAGTTTACACTGATGTTGTAAAAAAACATGCAAACATTGACCAAGAAGGTGATGTTTTAGATGAAAATGGAAAAGTTGTTGGAAAACATAAAGGTTTTGCACACTATACAATTGGAAAAAGAAGAGGATTTACAGTTAAAGGTGCTCAAGAGCCACACTTTGTTACAAAACTAAATCCAAAAGATAATACTATTGTTGTTGGTAAAAAAGAAGCTTTAGAAGTAAATGAAGTTGTTGGAAATAATCTAAATATGTTTATTGATGATACTAAATTTTCATGTAATGTAAAACTAAGATATCGTTCAGTTTCAACACCTTGTGAAGTGCAAATAAAAGATGAAAAAGCTTATATCACTTTAAAAGAACCAGTTTATGGAGTTGCAAAGGGGCAACTTGCTGTTTTTTATCATGAAGAGAAAGTAATTGGAAGTGCTTGGATAGAGAGTACCAAGTAG
- the mnmA gene encoding tRNA 2-thiouridine(34) synthase MnmA, whose product MNKNKKIVVGMSGGVDSSVTALLLKQQGYDVVGLFMRNWEYGIKGSQCPNRIEFEDAKKVGALIGIEVRGKDFVKEYRDRVFDVFLEGLKQGLTPNPDILCNKEIKFNVFLNEAKSMGADMIATGHYAKIAKYKDHFVLDTPKDNTKDQSYFLHALSSEQLSHAMFPLGDLTKKEVREIARAHNLPVSDKKDSTGICFIGNQKFDEFITQHLQAIPGDILDENGKVIGKHKGLVCYTLGQRKGIGLGGIKGNESENNTHKPWFVASKDVVNNTLTIVQDTNHPLLMSKTVEASHMHWVLEEAPKVGDKLMAQVRYRQQKQACTVVEANEEKVVVEFDNPQRAVTLGQSLVLYSGDYCLGGGFISFYK is encoded by the coding sequence ATGAACAAAAATAAAAAAATCGTTGTAGGAATGTCAGGTGGAGTTGATTCATCTGTTACTGCGTTATTATTAAAACAACAAGGATACGATGTTGTTGGACTATTTATGCGTAACTGGGAGTATGGAATTAAAGGTAGCCAATGTCCTAATCGTATAGAATTTGAAGATGCAAAAAAAGTTGGTGCATTAATAGGGATTGAAGTAAGAGGAAAAGACTTCGTAAAAGAGTACAGAGATAGAGTTTTTGATGTATTTTTAGAAGGTTTAAAACAAGGTCTAACACCAAATCCTGATATTTTATGTAACAAAGAAATAAAATTTAATGTATTTTTAAATGAAGCAAAAAGTATGGGTGCAGATATGATTGCAACTGGGCATTATGCAAAAATTGCAAAATATAAAGATCATTTTGTGCTAGACACTCCAAAAGATAATACAAAAGACCAAAGTTATTTTTTACACGCATTATCAAGTGAACAATTATCACACGCTATGTTTCCACTTGGAGATTTAACAAAAAAAGAAGTTAGAGAAATAGCAAGAGCTCATAATCTTCCAGTTAGTGATAAAAAAGATAGTACAGGAATTTGTTTTATTGGAAATCAAAAATTTGATGAATTTATTACTCAACACTTACAAGCAATTCCAGGTGATATTTTAGATGAAAATGGAAAAGTTATAGGAAAACACAAAGGTCTTGTTTGTTATACATTAGGTCAAAGAAAAGGTATTGGTCTTGGTGGTATCAAAGGCAATGAAAGTGAAAACAATACGCACAAACCTTGGTTTGTAGCTTCTAAAGATGTAGTAAATAATACATTAACTATTGTTCAAGATACAAATCATCCACTACTTATGAGTAAAACTGTAGAAGCAAGCCATATGCATTGGGTACTTGAAGAAGCACCTAAAGTTGGTGATAAATTAATGGCACAAGTTAGATATAGACAACAAAAACAAGCTTGTACAGTGGTTGAAGCAAATGAGGAAAAAGTAGTAGTTGAGTTTGATAATCCTCAAAGAGCTGTAACATTAGGACAAAGTCTTGTTTTATATTCAGGTGATTACTGTCTTGGTGGTGGCTTTATAAGTTTCTACAAATAA
- the folK gene encoding 2-amino-4-hydroxy-6-hydroxymethyldihydropteridine diphosphokinase yields MKKKLSPTLTLFYYSNFPKKFNNSSKKKYCVTIGIGGNIGNTKKIFDKLILCLKKDVRFTLLMTSPLLKNPPFGFLEQSDFLNGIIRLKTNLCPNAFLKAMQRYEKKFGRKRSFQDAPRTLDIDIIFFDNKKIDTKNLIIPHKNWANRESVIIPLKHMQNN; encoded by the coding sequence TTGAAAAAGAAATTGAGCCCTACTTTAACACTTTTTTATTATTCTAATTTTCCTAAAAAATTCAATAATTCTTCAAAAAAGAAATATTGCGTAACAATCGGTATTGGTGGAAATATTGGAAACACAAAAAAAATATTTGATAAATTAATCTTATGTTTAAAAAAAGATGTAAGATTTACTTTACTTATGACTTCACCACTTCTTAAAAATCCTCCTTTTGGATTTTTGGAACAAAGTGATTTTTTAAATGGTATAATTCGCCTCAAAACAAATCTTTGTCCTAATGCTTTTTTAAAAGCAATGCAAAGATATGAAAAGAAATTCGGAAGAAAGCGATCCTTTCAAGATGCGCCTAGAACCTTAGATATAGATATTATATTTTTTGATAATAAGAAAATAGATACAAAAAATCTTATTATCCCTCACAAAAATTGGGCAAATAGAGAGTCAGTGATTATTCCTTTAAAACATATGCAAAACAACTAA
- a CDS encoding M24 family metallopeptidase, which produces MKNFILKNENAIYFECKFSCDNVIFINLEKDKYFITDARYTTEAKEYAKKCEVIESSNPIETAKEILKKNKVKKIVFDPNDFSFASYTKLTENLKTQFIQKENFSKLKRIIKSDKEITLLKKAAVAGREGFKELAKYIRKNGFNQTEQFLYFKAFEKMSQTGKLDISFEPIVAINENAAKPHALPTSKKLKLHDLLLVDAGIKYKRYCSDRTCTSHVDFENFNFKREQKFKNAKHQKVYDIVLKAQLNAITNARSGMKASEIDKLTRDVIEKAGFGKYFIHSTGHGVGLDIHEFPNINSKSDVIIEDNMVFTIEPGIYLPNEFGVRIEDTVVMQNGKAVIL; this is translated from the coding sequence GTGAAAAATTTTATTTTAAAAAATGAGAATGCTATATATTTTGAGTGTAAATTTTCTTGTGACAATGTAATTTTTATAAACCTAGAAAAAGATAAATATTTTATTACAGATGCAAGATATACAACAGAAGCAAAAGAGTATGCAAAAAAATGTGAAGTTATTGAATCTTCAAATCCAATAGAAACAGCAAAAGAGATTTTAAAAAAAAATAAAGTTAAAAAAATCGTATTTGATCCAAATGATTTTAGTTTTGCTTCTTATACAAAATTAACTGAAAATTTAAAAACACAGTTTATACAAAAAGAGAACTTTTCAAAATTAAAAAGAATCATAAAAAGTGATAAAGAGATAACTTTACTTAAAAAGGCAGCTGTTGCTGGACGTGAAGGTTTCAAAGAACTTGCAAAATATATAAGAAAAAATGGTTTTAATCAAACTGAACAATTTTTATATTTTAAAGCATTTGAAAAGATGAGTCAAACAGGAAAACTAGATATCTCTTTTGAGCCAATAGTTGCAATAAATGAAAATGCAGCAAAACCTCACGCACTTCCAACTTCAAAAAAATTAAAACTTCATGATTTATTATTGGTTGATGCAGGAATAAAATATAAAAGATATTGTTCAGATAGAACTTGTACAAGTCATGTTGATTTTGAAAATTTCAATTTTAAAAGAGAGCAAAAGTTTAAAAATGCTAAACATCAAAAAGTCTATGATATTGTTTTAAAAGCTCAACTAAATGCTATTACAAATGCTAGAAGTGGTATGAAAGCAAGTGAAATTGATAAATTAACTAGAGATGTTATAGAAAAAGCTGGTTTTGGAAAATATTTTATTCACAGCACTGGTCATGGTGTTGGTCTTGATATTCACGAGTTTCCAAATATAAATTCAAAATCTGATGTAATAATTGAAGATAATATGGTATTTACAATAGAACCTGGGATTTATCTTCCAAATGAATTTGGAGTTAGAATAGAAGATACAGTTGTAATGCAAAATGGTAAAGCTGTAATACTTTAA
- the aroQ gene encoding type II 3-dehydroquinate dehydratase: MKIAVIQGPNLNMLGIREQHIYGNMSLEQIHQQLQTAAEQNGVELEFFQSNFEGEIVDRVQECLGTVDGIMINPAAYSHTSIAIKDALSAVNMPVVEVHISNIYKREEFRQKSITAAASTGVISGFGAFGYHMGLIALMQMINELKAIAQARNAQIQAQTEENK, translated from the coding sequence ATGAAAATTGCGGTAATTCAAGGACCAAACTTAAATATGTTAGGAATTAGAGAACAACATATTTATGGAAATATGAGTTTAGAACAAATTCATCAACAACTTCAAACAGCAGCAGAACAAAATGGAGTTGAATTAGAATTTTTCCAATCAAATTTTGAAGGTGAAATTGTAGATAGAGTTCAAGAATGTTTAGGAACAGTTGATGGAATTATGATAAATCCAGCGGCTTATTCTCATACTTCAATTGCTATAAAAGATGCTTTAAGTGCAGTTAATATGCCAGTTGTTGAAGTACATATTTCAAATATTTATAAAAGAGAAGAGTTTAGACAAAAATCAATTACTGCAGCTGCAAGTACAGGAGTTATTTCTGGATTTGGTGCATTTGGTTATCATATGGGATTAATCGCTTTAATGCAAATGATAAATGAATTAAAAGCTATTGCACAAGCTAGAAATGCACAAATTCAAGCTCAAACAGAAGAAAACAAATAA
- the mqnF gene encoding aminofutalosine deaminase family hydrolase produces the protein MKAISASYVVTCDENNRIIKDGAVVFDDKLIEIDTLFEIKNKYPNLEIKELEENSILMPGLVNSHIHLEFSANTTTLKYGNFYSWLNSVIKHREDLINKATNELISTKLNKIKKTGTTTIGAISSYSFDMEACIKSPINTVFFCEVIGSKADMVDTLFADFRSRLNNAKKFASKNFIPAIAIHSPYSVHPFLVREALNVARDENLAVSSHFLESQEEFEWLHKDEGSFLEFFKNFLNQEKATSKPMEFLGLFSKVKNLSFTHCVEASDDDLEKIKDLGASINHCVTSNRLLNNTKLDLDRLKDIPFTIGTDGLSSNNSLSMFDELRNALMAHYDKNVVEFSKILLKAATFNGSRALGLNKGVLKESFDADMISFKLPNKIEDINDICMQIILHTKFVDDVIIGGEYV, from the coding sequence ATGAAAGCAATAAGTGCTTCTTATGTAGTAACTTGCGATGAAAATAACAGAATCATAAAAGATGGTGCTGTTGTTTTTGATGATAAACTTATAGAAATTGATACTCTTTTTGAAATAAAAAATAAATATCCCAATTTAGAGATAAAAGAACTAGAAGAAAACTCTATATTGATGCCAGGACTTGTAAACTCTCATATTCACTTGGAATTTAGTGCAAATACAACAACACTTAAATATGGTAATTTTTATTCATGGTTAAATTCAGTTATAAAACATAGAGAAGATTTGATAAATAAAGCTACAAATGAACTAATTTCAACAAAATTAAATAAAATAAAAAAAACTGGAACTACAACAATTGGAGCAATTTCATCATATTCATTTGATATGGAAGCTTGTATAAAATCTCCAATTAATACAGTTTTCTTTTGTGAGGTCATTGGTTCAAAAGCTGATATGGTTGATACACTTTTTGCTGATTTTAGAAGTAGATTAAATAATGCAAAAAAATTTGCATCAAAAAACTTTATTCCTGCAATTGCAATACACTCACCATATTCTGTTCATCCTTTTTTAGTAAGAGAAGCTTTAAATGTAGCAAGAGATGAAAATTTAGCTGTTAGTTCTCACTTTTTAGAATCACAAGAAGAGTTTGAGTGGTTGCATAAAGATGAAGGTTCTTTTTTGGAATTTTTTAAAAACTTTTTAAATCAAGAAAAAGCTACTTCAAAACCTATGGAATTTTTAGGTTTGTTTTCAAAAGTTAAAAACCTATCTTTTACTCATTGTGTTGAAGCAAGTGATGACGACTTAGAAAAAATAAAAGATTTGGGTGCAAGTATAAATCATTGTGTTACTTCAAATAGGCTTTTAAATAATACAAAACTGGATTTAGATAGATTAAAAGATATTCCTTTTACTATTGGAACTGATGGTCTTAGTTCAAATAACTCTTTGTCTATGTTTGATGAGTTAAGAAATGCTTTGATGGCTCATTATGATAAAAATGTTGTAGAGTTTTCAAAAATACTTTTAAAAGCTGCAACTTTTAATGGAAGTAGGGCATTGGGACTAAATAAAGGTGTATTAAAAGAGAGTTTTGATGCTGATATGATAAGTTTCAAATTACCAAATAAAATAGAAGATATAAATGATATTTGTATGCAAATAATACTACATACAAAATTTGTTGATGATGTAATTATAGGAGGAGAGTATGTTTGA
- the sppA gene encoding signal peptide peptidase SppA: MFEFFRKLFSPVIAILDFITKYFKTIVFLTIIYVVFFNSDEERISTKSTANLQKIELVGPIIDVSKTLENIEKAKTDTNIKGVLFVVDSPGGAVAPSVEVAYAIKELKQIKPVVVYASGVIASGSYYASIWADKIIANHGSMVGSIGVIMQGVNTKELMDKIGIQTQTVKAGKYKESGTPTRKWTEFEEKQLQSVIDDTYNMFITDVATARNLDIKNYTSFADAKIFTSKQAKDVGLVDEVANITVAQKTLAELSKVENPVWKKEDKFEKFMDKLVSEAVSQISMNFVTGLKAY, encoded by the coding sequence ATGTTTGAGTTTTTTAGAAAACTGTTTTCACCAGTTATAGCAATATTGGATTTTATAACTAAATATTTTAAGACAATAGTTTTTCTAACTATTATTTATGTAGTGTTTTTTAATTCTGATGAAGAAAGAATTAGTACTAAAAGTACTGCAAATTTGCAAAAAATAGAGTTAGTTGGTCCAATAATAGATGTATCTAAAACTTTAGAAAATATAGAAAAAGCAAAAACTGATACAAATATAAAAGGTGTTTTATTCGTTGTTGATAGTCCTGGCGGTGCAGTTGCTCCTTCAGTTGAAGTAGCTTATGCTATAAAAGAGTTAAAGCAGATTAAACCAGTAGTTGTTTATGCAAGTGGAGTAATAGCAAGTGGAAGTTATTACGCTTCTATTTGGGCAGACAAAATTATCGCAAATCATGGAAGTATGGTTGGTTCTATTGGTGTTATTATGCAAGGAGTAAACACTAAAGAGCTTATGGATAAAATAGGAATTCAAACACAAACAGTAAAAGCTGGAAAATATAAAGAATCAGGGACTCCAACACGGAAATGGACAGAGTTTGAAGAAAAACAACTTCAAAGTGTGATAGATGATACTTATAATATGTTTATAACTGATGTTGCAACAGCTAGAAATCTTGATATAAAAAATTATACTTCATTTGCTGATGCAAAAATCTTCACTTCAAAACAAGCAAAAGATGTAGGTTTAGTAGATGAGGTTGCAAATATCACAGTTGCTCAAAAAACTTTGGCAGAGTTATCAAAAGTTGAAAATCCTGTTTGGAAAAAAGAGGATAAATTTGAGAAATTTATGGATAAACTTGTAAGTGAAGCTGTTTCTCAAATCAGTATGAATTTTGTAACTGGATTGAAAGCTTATTGA
- a CDS encoding acetate/propionate family kinase produces MLVFVLNAGSSSLKYQLMNPVIKKVLASGLCERIGIDGVLKHEYGENGQKLTLNVPMPTHKEAIEAVLTTLTAGEGKVINSINDIDAIGHRTVHGGEEFSGSVMITPEVIDTMKKLSPLAPLHNPANILGIEICQQLMPGKPNVGVFDTAFHQTMPDYAYMYALPYEMYTKHGIRKYGFHGTSHFFVSNEARGMLDKKHNTRIIVCHLGNGSSVSAVLNGRCIDTSMGLTPIQGLMMGTRSGDVGAGALQYMMSQENLTIDQAIDIMNKKSGILGISGKSSDLREVLQGMQDGDERCRLAVDMVAYNIKKYVGSYVAALDGIDALCFTGGIGENAALIREKVCAGLDSMGLVIDPVKNNKRSNVARDIATNGSASRIFVIPTNEEYVIANDTYKIVSGQASTCQ; encoded by the coding sequence ATGTTAGTATTCGTTTTAAATGCAGGGAGTTCATCATTAAAATACCAATTAATGAATCCAGTTATTAAAAAAGTTCTTGCATCAGGATTATGCGAAAGAATCGGGATTGATGGTGTTTTAAAGCATGAATATGGTGAAAATGGTCAAAAATTAACTTTAAATGTTCCAATGCCAACTCACAAAGAAGCTATCGAAGCTGTTTTAACAACTTTAACTGCTGGTGAAGGAAAAGTTATTAATTCAATAAATGATATTGATGCAATCGGACATAGAACAGTTCATGGAGGAGAAGAGTTTTCAGGTTCAGTAATGATTACTCCAGAAGTAATTGATACTATGAAAAAATTATCACCATTAGCACCTTTACATAACCCTGCAAATATCTTAGGTATTGAAATTTGCCAACAATTAATGCCAGGAAAACCAAATGTTGGTGTATTTGATACAGCATTCCACCAAACTATGCCTGATTACGCTTATATGTATGCTTTACCATATGAAATGTACACTAAACATGGTATTAGAAAATATGGTTTCCACGGAACAAGTCACTTTTTTGTTTCAAATGAAGCTAGAGGAATGTTAGATAAAAAACATAATACTAGAATTATTGTTTGTCACTTAGGAAATGGTTCTTCTGTTAGTGCTGTTTTAAATGGAAGATGTATTGATACTTCTATGGGACTTACTCCTATTCAAGGTCTAATGATGGGAACAAGAAGTGGAGATGTAGGAGCAGGAGCATTACAATATATGATGAGCCAAGAAAATCTTACTATTGACCAAGCTATTGATATCATGAATAAAAAATCTGGTATTTTAGGAATTTCTGGAAAATCTTCTGATTTAAGAGAAGTTTTACAAGGTATGCAAGATGGTGATGAAAGATGTAGATTAGCAGTTGATATGGTTGCTTATAACATCAAAAAATATGTAGGTTCTTATGTTGCAGCACTTGATGGTATCGATGCTCTTTGCTTTACAGGTGGAATAGGAGAAAATGCAGCACTAATTAGAGAAAAAGTTTGTGCAGGACTTGACTCTATGGGACTTGTAATCGACCCAGTTAAAAATAATAAAAGATCAAATGTTGCAAGAGATATTGCTACAAATGGTTCTGCTTCAAGAATCTTTGTCATTCCTACAAATGAAGAATATGTTATTGCAAATGATACTTATAAAATCGTTTCAGGACAAGCTAGTACTTGCCAATAA
- the pta gene encoding phosphate acetyltransferase, producing MGLIETIKEKAKLKLRTIVLPEPEDERVLKATEQVLKDKTANVVLIGNADTIKADAAKHGANIDGATIIDPKKFDNINKYIDELVELRKNKNLSRDEATEIMLNEPRFFGCMMVRLGDADGLVAGSNSPTADVLKAAIQVIKTAPGINTVSSTFIMETADGKFGDNGLILFADCAVIPEPNAEQLADIACATAATAASVVGLNPRVAMLSFSTKGSAAHPLVDKVQSACKILGERNVNFSFDGELQADAAIVESIGAKKAPGSKVAGHANILVFPDLQSGNIGYKLVQRFAGAEAHGPIVQGLNKPVNDLSRGCSVEDIANLVAITATQIK from the coding sequence ATGGGTTTAATTGAAACTATTAAAGAAAAAGCAAAATTAAAATTAAGAACAATTGTTCTACCTGAGCCAGAAGACGAAAGAGTTCTAAAAGCTACAGAACAAGTTTTAAAAGATAAAACTGCAAACGTTGTTTTAATTGGAAATGCTGATACTATAAAAGCAGATGCTGCTAAACATGGTGCAAATATTGATGGAGCAACAATCATTGATCCTAAAAAATTTGATAATATCAATAAATATATTGATGAGTTAGTTGAATTAAGAAAAAATAAAAACCTTTCAAGAGATGAAGCAACTGAAATTATGTTAAATGAACCAAGATTTTTTGGTTGTATGATGGTAAGACTTGGTGATGCTGATGGTTTAGTTGCGGGTTCAAATTCTCCAACAGCTGATGTATTAAAAGCTGCTATTCAAGTTATCAAAACTGCACCTGGAATAAATACTGTTTCATCTACATTCATTATGGAAACAGCTGATGGTAAATTTGGTGATAATGGATTAATCTTATTTGCAGATTGTGCTGTTATTCCTGAACCAAATGCAGAACAATTAGCTGATATTGCTTGTGCAACTGCTGCAACTGCTGCTAGCGTTGTTGGATTAAATCCAAGAGTTGCTATGTTATCTTTTTCTACAAAAGGAAGTGCTGCACATCCACTAGTAGACAAAGTACAATCAGCTTGTAAAATTTTAGGTGAAAGAAATGTTAATTTCTCATTTGATGGTGAGCTTCAAGCTGATGCTGCTATCGTTGAATCTATTGGTGCAAAAAAAGCTCCTGGTTCAAAAGTTGCTGGACATGCAAATATTTTAGTTTTCCCTGATTTACAATCTGGAAATATTGGATATAAACTTGTTCAAAGATTTGCAGGAGCAGAAGCTCACGGACCAATCGTTCAAGGTTTAAATAAACCAGTAAACGATCTTTCAAGAGGTTGTTCTGTTGAAGATATTGCAAATTTAGTTGCTATTACAGCTACACAAATTAAATAA
- a CDS encoding acetate/propionate family kinase, whose amino-acid sequence MLVFVLNAGSSSLKYQLINAKTHELKASGLVERIGIDGILKHEIGENKKLTFETPIPTHKEAIELVLRILTNDETKVINSIDEIQAIGHRVVHGGEHFKGSVIVNDDVLKKIEELIPLAPLHNPANILGIKICMQILPKVPNVTTFDTAFHQTMPIENFLYAVPYSDYTEHHLRKYGFHGTSHYYVSNEAVKILNKKDSKIIVCHLGNGSSVCAVRDGKSISTSMGLTPLEGLVMGTRSGDIDAGVIPYLMEKKGLSHTQIIDYLNKKSGILGVSGISSDLREVIKAANDGDKRSKIAIIMLCDRIKKYLCSYAGLMHGVDAICFTAGIGENSDLIREKVCEGLQFMGIEIDTEKNKVREKGIREINTKASKTKIFVIPTNEELVIAQDTFNLVKK is encoded by the coding sequence ATGTTAGTATTTGTATTAAATGCAGGTTCGTCATCTTTAAAATATCAGTTAATAAACGCAAAAACACATGAGCTAAAAGCAAGTGGTTTAGTTGAAAGAATCGGAATTGATGGTATTTTAAAACATGAAATAGGTGAAAACAAAAAATTAACTTTTGAAACACCAATTCCAACACATAAAGAGGCTATTGAATTAGTTTTAAGAATTTTAACAAATGATGAAACAAAAGTAATAAATTCTATTGATGAAATTCAAGCTATTGGACATAGAGTTGTTCATGGTGGAGAACACTTCAAAGGTTCTGTAATAGTTAATGATGATGTTCTTAAAAAAATAGAAGAACTTATTCCTCTTGCACCTTTACATAATCCTGCAAACATTTTAGGAATTAAAATTTGTATGCAAATATTACCAAAAGTTCCAAATGTTACAACATTTGATACAGCATTTCACCAAACAATGCCAATTGAAAACTTTTTATATGCTGTTCCTTACAGTGATTACACAGAACATCATTTAAGAAAATATGGATTCCACGGAACAAGTCACTACTACGTTTCAAATGAAGCTGTAAAAATTTTAAATAAAAAAGATTCAAAAATAATCGTTTGCCACTTAGGAAATGGTTCTTCTGTATGTGCAGTTAGAGATGGAAAATCTATTAGTACTTCTATGGGATTAACTCCTCTTGAAGGTTTAGTTATGGGAACAAGAAGTGGAGATATTGATGCTGGAGTAATACCTTATTTAATGGAGAAAAAAGGTTTAAGTCATACTCAAATTATTGATTACCTAAACAAAAAATCTGGAATATTAGGAGTTTCTGGTATTAGTTCTGATTTAAGAGAAGTTATAAAAGCTGCAAATGATGGAGATAAAAGATCAAAAATAGCTATTATTATGTTATGTGACAGAATTAAAAAATATCTTTGTTCTTACGCTGGATTAATGCATGGAGTTGATGCTATTTGCTTTACTGCAGGAATTGGTGAAAACTCTGATTTAATTAGAGAAAAAGTTTGTGAAGGTCTTCAATTTATGGGAATTGAAATAGATACTGAAAAAAATAAAGTTAGAGAAAAAGGTATTAGAGAGATAAATACAAAAGCTTCAAAAACTAAAATTTTTGTAATTCCTACAAATGAAGAGTTGGTTATTGCTCAAGATACTTTCAATCTTGTAAAAAAATAG
- a CDS encoding cation diffusion facilitator family transporter has product MNLYLKNEQNLLRISIFSTILLAGIGIIFGLLASSSTIIFDSIYAMIDAVMTTLALIVARLITSSTSKDFIHNKLEKHFTMGFWHLEPIVLGVNGILLIGAATYAFINAIDSLLLGGREILFGYAIVITLISIVVELSLGIFIKKANKSINSEFLTLDSISWLISASMSLGYLFAFSFGYIAKNTSLDWITPYIDPSVLIFVCIFIIPMPFKTVKKALADILLVTPLELKQQVDKIAENIVKKYGFDSFRAYVARVGRGRQIELYFIVPKSWPAKKLEEWDLLRDEIEKELGKEDPDLWLTIVFTTDCEWAE; this is encoded by the coding sequence ATGAATTTATATTTGAAAAATGAACAAAATTTACTTCGTATCTCTATATTTAGCACAATATTACTTGCAGGTATTGGAATAATATTTGGTTTACTTGCAAGTTCTTCTACGATAATTTTTGATAGTATTTATGCAATGATAGATGCAGTAATGACAACTCTTGCTTTAATTGTAGCTAGATTAATTACTTCATCTACATCAAAAGATTTTATTCACAATAAGCTAGAAAAACATTTTACTATGGGATTTTGGCATCTTGAACCTATTGTTTTAGGAGTAAATGGAATACTACTTATTGGTGCTGCAACTTACGCTTTTATAAATGCAATTGATAGTTTATTATTAGGAGGAAGAGAGATTTTATTTGGATATGCAATAGTTATTACTTTAATATCTATTGTAGTTGAGTTGAGTTTGGGAATTTTTATAAAAAAAGCAAATAAATCGATTAACTCAGAGTTCTTAACTTTAGATTCAATTAGTTGGCTAATATCAGCATCTATGTCTTTGGGGTATCTTTTTGCTTTTAGTTTTGGATATATTGCAAAAAACACTAGTTTAGATTGGATAACGCCTTATATAGACCCTTCAGTTTTGATTTTTGTTTGTATATTTATAATTCCTATGCCATTTAAAACAGTTAAAAAAGCACTTGCAGATATTTTACTTGTTACACCTTTGGAATTAAAACAACAAGTAGATAAAATAGCAGAGAATATAGTGAAAAAATATGGTTTTGATTCTTTTAGAGCTTATGTTGCAAGAGTTGGAAGAGGAAGACAAATAGAACTTTATTTTATAGTTCCTAAAAGTTGGCCAGCTAAAAAACTTGAAGAGTGGGATTTGCTAAGAGATGAAATTGAAAAAGAACTAGGGAAAGAGGATCCAGACCTTTGGTTAACTATTGTATTTACAACGGATTGTGAATGGGCTGAATAA